The sequence below is a genomic window from Uranotaenia lowii strain MFRU-FL chromosome 2, ASM2978415v1, whole genome shotgun sequence.
ACGTGCTGGGTTGTTGTATGTTGACAACTACGTTAGTATTGCTGGATGATGTAGAAACAACAGGATCGGACTTAGGGCATTTGCAAGCTCGAGCCAAAACTTTGCATAttggtttttttatgttcacCAACCAgaatgaaagttgaactatttTGTTCATAAGGGGCAGCAAACAATGACCAActttatgtttcaaaactttattaGTTTTGGCTAGTCCTATAATCCGCTCTACATTCACCCTTCGTGATGCAGTTGCTCGTGTTAAAGCGACATTTTCTGGGGCCATTTGAGGACCTTTTTTAGGAGGTGGTTTGTTCAATATAATTCCTTTTTCAGCCAACAAATCAGAGCAACTGAATCCACGGTCAGCAAGCACATGGTCTCCTTCTTTCAAAATGCCCAGAAGGCCGGAATCAGCCAGTATGATATCATCTGTCGCAGATCCTCCAAAAAGATCAGATACAAAAATAACCATACCTTCTTCATCAACGCCAACCAACACTTTTACTGTATTGTTGTTTTTATACGAACTCCAAGTGGCTTGTTGTTCAGCTGGTGATTCCGGTTTCTCTATGATAAACTCAGTACAATCTATGTTGACAGTATAGAGATGACTAGCTGCACAACGCAGAGACCAAAAATCAATAGCCGAAAGAGTTTTATGCAGCAATAgtatccaaaatttgaaaacagcaGAAACTGTTGTTCTATGAATTCTAAATAAAACTGCCAATAACATAAAATCACAGTCATGGCGCAATTTCATTAAAGTGAGAAGCAGTTGATTCTTTGCAGATAAATTATAGTTCGGCCATTTATCTgaacaattattttgaattgcTAAAGAACAGAGAAAATCGAATTCTTTCTTGGAGTGTCCTGTCAAATATTTCAGTTCTTTTGGAGAAACCTTGGACACGCACAGAAATGTGGATGAAAATTGTTCTGGAGTCTCTGTTGCATGGCTATCCGTTTGGCTGTCCGTTCGGTTGCAGCTactgaaatgaatttaaaatttatatgtaGAGAAGATGAAATGCTCGAAGTTAATTCGTTTTAACCTCTTATCCAGTTTTTCCGTTGTCTCGATTGTCTCTTCATGACAGATGTTctctccaaaaaaaattaattctcttTCAACTGCTTCGGGTTTTGTGCTATGATGATAACCTTCAGCATAACATTTCAGGTTGGGTTGGCCATCTGAAATctattgtaaataattcattatATAGTTAATTCATTTATGTCATTCTATGTTACCAGATTGTCACAGCTATCTTGGACACAGTCTGCCTCTgcgagatttttgtttttgaagattttgtctCCCGGCAGATTTTGGTCCGGTTTGGCTGAAGGCTTGAGGCGCAAACATTCTGAAATATcagttatgtatttttttcacaaagtttAGCGGATGTTAATAGTTGTGTGTTATTTAAGTTATCTTGTTTATTTCATTGTATGCAAATAAAAGTTGATGGCTATTGTTTTACACATCagtctttttcttcttcatatttGGCTGACACTACTGTTTTTGGTTGCACAGCTTTGTTCTGCATATCTTTTGAATCGTTTGACTTCCAGTTGGTTTGTTTACCTTTAATCGTTGCCGAGATCTTAGCTTGCCTACTAATTTGTAAACAGTGGTAACgagttttatattaaaacatCGACTACACTGACAAGATTCTTAGAATAAAATCCTTTAAATTTCTGACTAAAAAACTGTCGACTTAACAAACAACGAATACTCATAAATATTTGACTTTAAAATACGTAAAAGTAACATGTTTATCAATCTGTTCCAGTACTTATAATTGACCGATTATCAtcgtgtaaataaaaaaaaaatggtaattttgACCCACTAAAAATTTATACTAACTTACCAATATTCAATTTACTCAATAAAGTGAACAGAGGGTTAACATGAAAAAGGGAGTGACCCCAGCCTGTTTTGATTTTGAGTCAAAGATACACTAAACAGGGTAGCGCCAACCGAGTGTGTACCGTATCTGTTCCCTTTCACTGACAAATCATTCCATACATTaatgtgtgaaatttcacacattatggaaataagtagaccaacacattaaatgtgtgaaggtactgCTGCACATTAATGTAAAACATTGCTTAAGGAAACGAAATGTGAgcgtttcacacattatgcaaaaagcgtttgaaatgagaaaatgtgtgaaatgtacaaaattaaCGGGCCAAATGTGTGAAATATGAGTTCGGGAGTTTACAACattaatttatgaaattaaatgGAATTTTCGAAAGACATGCTTTtcagagtatttttatttgctttatGCTGAATATAAGAATTCGCTGCAAATCTGCATGGAGGAGAGTGCAGATATTTTCGAAGTCCAGGATTCATTCCTCCAAGCGGCTGTTGACAGCTACCCCGATAGACACGAtctgaaaaatattaatatcaattattaatgaattattttttatatgttgatCTTATGTCGAAAACTTACCAAAATTACCTCTAACGACgcagttttcaattttattcaaacatttatttttcgtcTGGTTTTGTCTCCTTGATGGTTTTCAAACTGCTGGATAGGCCATTTTCACACACTTTCTTCTTAAGCTGCTAATTCGGATATGTAAATTCACAACTTGTGCGGTGTGTAAAAATCTCACTCCAGTTTTACAGCTCCATACATTTGCCAATAATGTgtgaaactattttgcaaaatgtgtaaaatgatttatcagtgtttgctaaagcgggccatagactacacgctcctttattttaactcaaaatgaAGTTTGACCAACGTTCAAAACacagttcgattctatgaacttaaagttaagtacccctTTTTCTACTTGCGATGGTTCAatacggagttcgaactgcgaactcaaaattgatccattttttttccttcgagtTGAACTATCTTTGTTGGACtggaaaacacttagcgagttcagttcgaaccggaacagcggAACGAACAcgacgcaaaattttgtcattccgGAAAACTATGAGGAACTTCATTATGGAATgtccaccgtgtcagcgtaaaattctgtccgtcattgtcatcatatggtgagcggcttggaatgtgcggaaacttccggatgttatttacttcccgtgggaagtaacatccggaagttttctttgaccgggagtgtcaaaactttctagcgctctgtaattgcaatgcaatgtaccggaacagcaataTGCGgatacaaaaaatttaaccatcctttaattccctgaaaataaacaaccctcgaataaaaaaggataaatttaagTTCGGCTgtcgaacttagtattgagtatgcctatcagaacttagttttgcgattgcccagtcaaactcaaagttgagggctgccactgaagtgcttaaaccaaaactacttaattttgagtttgaaaaaaagagcgtgtacaGTGTGTACACAAATTCcaaatcgtgtttacagcgacaaaatttcatcgcatttgtacaaatgtctGTGGAAACATGACCTTTTTCCGAGGCCATcctaaattatattggtttCTTCCACAATCTTCAAAATCTTTTCagcaagaaaacaattttttttcaaatcttatttcaaaGGTACTTACGCGCATCCAAGTATTGCTCGACCGAAAAATGCAGAGAGCACACTCTTGCTTCCTTGGGGCACTTGCGAGCCTTAATTTTTAACGCATTCAGCCAAACGAGTTTCCTGCGTTTAACTTTTGGAATTCTGTGAAACGCAACATTTCGGTTCTTCGCGAAACCATTTTTGCAGCTTGGAACACAGCAATACATGTTGTTGAACTGTTGAATTTCTGGCTAACCAATTTTAActtgacttttattttttcctttctttcgAGTTCTACACGCTAAGGAAGCAAATACAACATTTACTTTAATTTCCTctcacaaatttttacaaaatttttttatgaatttttatttattacgaATTTCGGAATACCTCATTAATTCAAGTATCTTTGTTAAGAGAATAGTGATTTTTGTGTCTAATTGTGCATTATCCTATTGTTTTGTTAGTTAAATCAGTAGagtaaaatcaataattttattaagtCAAAATCAGAGGCATAAAGCGGAATActtacttaaaaatgaaaaattgtgacGGAAACTTTTATAAGGCTTCAAATGGCTTGTGAAAACTCGATGATTctacgacgattgtttgatcctATGCTCGCCCGCACACGATATAAACATTTTCGCGCGAACACAAACCATTGCTGGCGCAAACAGTAAcagcataaacaaaaaaaaaacaataattttaagaaatttcttattcagtgttgttaaggattcttATTTTGTGTGTGTACGggaaaaagatgtaaaattacatcacatatgatgaaaatgacaagaaGCATCATAAATGATGGAATTTTACATAAGAAAATCTTGTTctgtgtcatgtaatattaggggttttcattttcagtgcttttaaggattcagattttttatgcactcaaaccgtttgcacgaacagtgccatacacgatgtaAATCGTATTAACATTAACATTTTACCACATTTGCAAAAACGAATGTTAAAAAGTTCCTTTTATTGAATtccctaaaaaaattaaactttctttTTAATACAGATAAGAAAATgcgtgaaaatttatattttgtgattagattttaatgttttaccttcctcaaactgaattttgagtttcatttcttgaccttgcaacaaaaaaaaatcaatttataaagTGTTCCAAGTTTAGCGTGTAAAATCAAATTGGAAAATCAAGATCATAACAAAACGGATAAAAATTTCTCTCTTTCAACTGATTCCCTCTCTCCACTGAGAGGGAACTAGTGGCGGCTCCAAGCGGTCGTTATGTGCGGGCGCTTGCCGACACAGGCCATTCATCAAACACCTCGGCGATTGGCAACCCgttcttttgtttggttccaaCACTCGGAAGATGTTTGAcagatgtctggtcaacatggaatgtcgtcagtgatgtcgccgtcgctgatgttgacgaaaactccggtttggggattcagcgacaatataaTTTCTCGGTTATTAAACtttatgcattggatcattacacgccaagaaattattcggatgcataaattaatagttattttttaatatttctggatattaatgtCAGAGAAATATCggagttattgaaatataataattttcatatttttttcatttctgagtgtagagGTGCTAACGGGGAGAAGCCCCATCGTTATAGCTGGCGACTTTAACGCGTGGGCCGATGAATGGGGTAGCCGCCTCACaacccgaatagaaaaacattgtgaaaaaaccatgaatttcattttcacattACCATGTATTTCATGGTTACCGCTATGAATATCATGGTACAAGAAACCTTGAATGCACTGTCAAATTCATCGTTTTCGACAATGAAATTTACGGTTTAGAccaaaattaccatgaaaaaagggggttgttaagcaacttaaccatgaaaaaatcaacttttttccatacagTTCAGAACTCAAAAATATATAGTTCATGGTTATTTCAGCTTCCAGTTTTCCTCAAGGAAACCGTGAAATTCAATGGTTTTTAATTAATATTCATGGTTTTAAGGAAGATTAAATGCAATGTTATTTCGTGatcttttaaataattgttGTGTTTAGGTTTTCGtttatataatatttatttcattataattcattcattcacattttaaattccAACACATTTATATATTACATACAGAATGCTGCTATCTACTCCGTCGACCACCAGCTGAAATGCATTACGCATTACGGGGACTCCGGCCAAGTGATTCCTTTCCATTTCTTCACAGGCTTGTGGGAAGGGATTATGTCGCTGGAAATGATAAATATaagattataaaaatgattttttctttcatgtttCGATACTACTCACCGGTTTGATCATATCAACACTTGATGGTTAAATATCTTTGTGCCAAAAAACCGTCGAAAAATGTGCCGACCGAAATTTTTCGAGGAAAACAAAATTGCCGCAGCTGTCAAAACCCTACACGAAAAATCAGAGATGTCTAAATTTTTGTACTAAAGGCTAGGATGTACTTTTTACCATGAAGTACATGATCACCTtcgaattcatttgaaaatgaatGTGCGTACCATGGTTCCTGCTATTCGGGAAACCCAAGGCAAGGCTGAACGTGGATCTGGCCAACGTAGGGAACACCAGTACCTGCCAGGGTTGGAACGGGAGCGAGTTAACCATAGATGTCACCTGTAGCCTGGGGTTGGTATGCGATTGGATTTTGAGCGAGGCCTACACGAATAGCGATCATTTTGCGATCCACTATCGGCTAGGCTCAAGTACGCGGACAGGTAGACGTGAGTTTTGGACAGGGgaacgcctctggaagacaacacagTTCGACCAGGACGTCTTTGTCTAAGTGTTGCACTGGGAGAGGAACCTGGACAACCTGTCCGCGAAGGAACTGACGAGGGTTCTAGCTTGCGCTTGCGATGCTGCGATGACGAGAAGGGCCAAGCGTAAAAACACTATAGGCcacccgtctactggtggacaGAGGAAACTGCAGGTCTGCGTGCCGTTTGCCATAGGGTGAGGCGCAGGATTgttacagttgattttttttaactttatctacacccaaaataatccgcacgtcgtggctacgtgaaaaactacataattttgatccaattgattttcacgtagttTCGACCAATATAGCAGGTGAACGCACCTCAATAAGAATTTGTACTTTATGAAATTCAGCTACTACTtacgtgaatttcaaatgagttCGATACGATGTGAAGATgaagaatacataaaataattttagattgGAAATGAATTTGGGGTTCAAttagttaatgttttttttctctgttgattgtaataaaagaaatgaaaattttattcaacttaatttattttcacttttccaAACCTAACACAACCACTATCACTGCATTTGTTTCTACTGCACTTAATAGGTGATTAAAATACATCCGATTTCCGCTAGCTCTTGCAGCCCAGTTAACTTCTTGGGCTTCCAAAATCCTGAAAAAGAGATAtacgtatttcaaaaataacaaaaaaaaaattaaatgataaataactcACGTGCGGGTATAGTGGCAGCTTTTCCTTCTCGATGAGCCGGAACTTATCTTATCGTACACCACTTTTCGACCTGAGGAAGAATATATTTTCTTTCAgcggaaatcaaatttttattgctttaaCTTACCCTTTTCTTTCGATCTACAAGggcttgaaaattttagcatccGTAACATTGATAAGGTTCCGAAAAAACtcgaaattatcgaaaaatcACGAAATTACGGGAAAAAAACGTCCAACCCGATGTTTACAACTCAAACAAGCTGATTGATGccagcttttttttcttataagaatttACAATCAAACGTATGAGAAAATTACTCAATTGATTTCAGAAGTCGTTCCcttagattttacgtgaaattcaggagaaaaaaaaaaagttactccTGATTCACCTAGAATCGATGGGATGCTTCAAAAGctcagtttacgtgaaaaataccgtagaattaattttcaaattattttgggtgtatggtgtgatttgagcaaaaatacaGTTAAAAACTCGTTCGACCAGATTTGACCCACTGTATCgaacatatttttggaaaaacccGACAGTCCATAGTTCCCAGAAAACTGAagaagagaaaagaaaaaaaatctggttctATCATCGACATTTCCGAAGGTCAGTTTAGTTTTGGCAAATTGGAGAAAATGAAGAAAGATTCGGAGCTTTTGCTCCGCATCCACACGGAGAAGAGAAGCGGCGATCGTGCACAGATGGCCACTCCATCATCGCCAGCTTCGGAGCCAGTACATCAAAAGTGCAGTCAGAATATGTGGGACGTCCGCCCACGGCAATCAACAACTCCAGGTCAACATCCGGCCCGGCAATGTCGTGCGTCGCCATCACCAGCCACACCTCCGGCTGTGTGGGAAGTGCTGCACCAGCAGCAGAGTAACACCAACTCCAGCAACAACATCCGGCTCGACAATGTCGTGCGTTGCTATCGGTGCGATGCCAGCCACACCTCCGGCTGCGTGGGAAGTGCTGCACCAGCAGCAGAGTAACAACAACTCCAGCAGCAGCATGGACAGGCAGTCGAGCGTCTCGGAGGCAAGTACGAGGCAGACAGTGGGACCATGCATGGTTCCCCAGGAAAGTGCCAGGCGGGCGTGAACCGTAAGTGGAATATGAAAGAAAATACACTCTGACATAACGACCGGTATAGTCGGGAGATTGGGTGGGTGAAATAAAATGTGGCCAGTAGTAAAAATTAACCTACATAattctttcgattttttattttgtggcgACGACCACAAGAACCTTCTGTTACAGGATCGCAAAAAGAGAGAACGGAGCGTAGGCCACTCTCCACAAGCGCAATGTCGGCTCTCCGCAGGGCCATCAACGCAAGTAAGAGGGCACGTTTCAAGCAGTTATGCCGTGACgccaacgactgtccatggggtgatgcctatcggatagtcatgggcagaactaaaagtgggggtgcaccacctgaaatgtgcctcgataaactgagagtcatcatcaatgagctgttcccacagcacgatgttacccactggccaacagtcccgtatgaCTGGGACACCAGCGCCGAAGGGCGGATAACGGTGGAAGAACTTCGCGAGATCGTCAAGTCTCTCCAATCGAGGCAGGCccccggaccggacggcattccgaacgtcgcagtgaaggccgcgatcagggagttccccgatatgttccgaacatcgttgcaaagatacgtgacggaacgggtgttccctgacacgtggaaacggcagaaactcGTCCTTCTGCAAGCACtgtagatgccatccgctcggttatcgaggtagcggacagatCCAGGCTCTGCTTTTGCGTGGTGGTtactctggatgtgaagaacgccttcaacagtgccagttggacagcgattgcgtcgtcgctcatccaaatgaggatcccggcatatctgtataggcttgtggaaagttacttccacaaccaccaactgcagtatatgaccggcgagggtttgcgaacacaagaggtttcggcgggtgttccacaggggtcaatactcggcccggttctgtgaAACATCACTTACAACGAACTCCtacgagcctcccatcgggagctgaactcgtaggatttgcggatgatgtagtcctcttggcgagaggctcctcGACAGCGGAGGCTGAACTtctggccacggtagctatccaggcagtggaaagctggatgcactccaagtgcctgcgtctagcccaccacaaaaccgaaaTGGTGCtaatcaccaacctgatctcaccccaaacaggtaccattgcagtTGCACCGTGCAATATagtgtccaaacgcgcaatcaagtaccCTGGGGTGATGATAGATGACAGGCTCAGCTTTTCGAGCCAAATACATAAGTAAGAGCGCGGCAATGGCCACagccgcactcacacggatgatggCGAACTCCTCGGCAATCCGAAGTAGTAAAAGGGGGATCCTGGCAAGTGTGACTACATCAAtgttgcggtacggagcagcggcctggaggcaggccctgggaagaaactgtaacctgcagcgacatAGCAGTGATcggcggctgatgaacctgcaggttatcagcggataccggaccatgtcatCCAAAGCCGCTTGTGTAGTAGCGgtagtcatgcccatctcggttttgcttgaggaggatgtctattgctacgacaacaaagacacgcctaacgtacgagatctcgccaatgaggactcgatgtccaagtggcagcagctgtgggacagctcaacgagaggaaggtggactgTTATGTTCGACTTCAGTCAATAAAGTAAAACCACGTGTTGGACAATTTAAGAAAAAGCGTTGATTCTAAGTGAAGGCCAACTAACAAGTCAGTTTTCATTTGTTTCCCCTAGCAACTCACAAGCCTATTTTATTCGCTGCCTCGGTAGCATGGACCCATTGTCTGATCCTGCACATCGgaagctggatcggaagaaggcacggtgaagtggacttctatatgacacAATTCCTGACTgatcatggatgcttcatgaagtaccactaccggtttagACATGTGGCTTcaccatattgcccagattgtggggacgtagaggaaacacccgagcacacttggcatgcggtcagcgatgggttcacccggatcatgactgccctgcagaggagctggaaccaacggcagtccgcgaacggtgtaggatgactccattgacggggagcatctgagtagtgtgcgtccgatcctttgatcgaagctacaaagataaggcatcatattctgcgtagcggaggtcaggggtgcgccgagAACGTgagtaggataccccaatgtcgggggatatccgagtagtgccgcttcctaagggaaaactgcggggataagactttaccttcctcgtagcggacctcgaaggaagagggttaaccactgtcgggggatacccacgggtagagaggctctcgatgccgggcgagcctctcgagtcggtgtaggatgtcgtcaccgtcagAAAACAT
It includes:
- the LOC129742817 gene encoding uncharacterized protein LOC129742817 — protein: NQLLLTLMKLRHDCDFMLLAVLFRIHRTTVSAVFKFWILLLHKTLSAIDFWSLRCAASHLYTVNIDCTEFIIEKPESPAEQQATWSSYKNNNTVKVLVGVDEEGMVIFVSDLFGGSATDDIILADSGLLGILKEGDHVLADRGFSCSDLLAEKGIILNKPPPKKGPQMAPENVALTRATASRRVNVERIIGLAKTNKVLKHKVGHCLLPLMNKIVQLSFWLVNIKKPICKVLARACKCPKSDPVVSTSSSNTNVVVNIQQPSTSFQAVTTIPQSVAQHKSSSVQTVSNMSTDIEELQSRAEAMEKLAEALVRWDIPETNQRVQILNCHSMSDEEMLGTFGKFKNELLHLFNQSKNLPNYAWKLVNYQDVANILTEDQAYKMIQHLEYTIVPYEERGNYTELLSSLVYEWATRIFQQKFGFSSLDEVVDRIKIQDVQRIFDNPSP